In Heliangelus exortis chromosome 3, bHelExo1.hap1, whole genome shotgun sequence, the genomic stretch ttctgccaAAATGCAGTGATGAATTTTTCTTAGTGCACCTTTTTTGTTACAGCCATAGCTATGCAGCCAGATTTATAAAGTTTTAAGATAGTGACACATTCTTATTTTTGAATGGGAAAATAAACAAGCTAAGGCTGAAGTTTTATGGCTCACCACATTAAAGAGCAAACTTCTGAAATGTCTCATTTTTAGTCATTCTAAAACTGTCTACACTCACCACTCATGCAAGTTTTTCTTATCTATCACCTTCTTTATTTAGTGCTTCTGGAGCCTGCTGGCAGACATCATTCCTAGCAAATTATTAGCATGTGGTTCCTCTTTCTTCAGATCTGGGCTGATGTTTCAAACATTCAATCCCATTTTCTGGAACAAGCAGACCACACTGTTCTCCAAGATTAATCCAAAGAAGATGGCCAACCAAGGGAGTGTTCTGTTTAAGTTCAATGtaactgcaaaagaaaacagaacagatttaTCACTTACCATTCAAGAAGATCATAGAAACCATGTGAGAATTCAGATTAACTTGTATGTACAAGAAATCACACAAATCTGCAGAAAGTCTGCATTCCTAAGCCATGCATAAAATTAacatgaaattttcttttcctggacaCACAAAGAACTCCAATTTTATGTTTCCAGGATCTGTGATGAGTTGTCTCAAATTCTACCTGATGCATCTGGTGGATATAATACCACATACACAAGGAGATGATGGTGAGATAAGAGGTgcttccccttttttttaataaaatgttttgtttcattcattcattctcTGAAGTCTAAATAACAGTTTTAAGCTTGAGCTATTTCAGCTGCACAGCTAGGAGAGATTAATAAATAttacaacaataataataatgactCCTGTAACAGCTCCATTCTCTCACACACATTCTATAAAAATGATGCagtaataaaaaagcaaaaacctaCCTCTAATTGCCTGAGAGTTTGATATCAGGACAAACACTTTTATAAATGCAAGGCACAAAGGTGTGTAGTCATGTTCCCAAATTACAGCTGGAATCAGCAACAGCTTCCCATAGCTGGACAAGAGCAGAGCTTTGAGCAGTAAAATGAAGTCAGACTTTGTCTTCAGCATCTCAGGTCTCATCCACCACAAGGTAAGAAAAATGCCAACCAAAAATGAAGTTTGTTCTAAGAGGAAATAAGAGGAGTTGGAAAGAGGGAATGAAGAgccaaaaccaaggaaaatttGGGGGGAGGAATTTCAGTGAAATGACATGTCCAAAATGCAACTGAGCCACTGCTGTTTAGAagacagcctggagaagaggaggctcaggggagacctcatcactctctccaactccctgaaaggaggttggagccaggggggggttgggctcttttcccaggcaactctcagcaagacaagagggcacaagaggtctcaagttgtgccaggggagggttaggttggacattagaaagaatttctttatggagagggtgctcagccattggaatgggctgcccagggaaggggtggattctccatccctggagatatttcaaaagagcctggatgtggcactcagtgccatgggctgggaaccacggggggagtggatcaagggttggacttgatgagctctgaggtcccttccaacccagccaattctagggttctatgattctatgtcctCCACCTCCTGTGTTCATATTGCTTTTACTTCAGCTAATTCAG encodes the following:
- the ARV1 gene encoding protein ARV1 — encoded protein: MAALGAYRCIECNREAAELYRDYRRGVLRISICIHGKLCIFCLLCEAYVRWLQLQDSSQNSDPDDLIRYAKEWDFYQMFGIASLEQTSFLVGIFLTLWWMRPEMLKTKSDFILLLKALLLSSYGKLLLIPAVIWEHDYTPLCLAFIKVFVLISNSQAIRVTLNLNRTLPWLAIFFGLILENSVVCLFQKMGLNV